In a genomic window of Salegentibacter salegens:
- a CDS encoding TIGR00341 family protein, which yields MLYILHHPDDRETVENDIFPLLENTEKQTIDYPETEFEAGNDDIIVTYLSDEFLREFLPKAAKKNQKVGILPHPENTYTTKGLGIANDPKEVIEEILENEEAHTLDMLYCNDIPIFQSVNIGNVFIFTEDHQNNNFVREVYTFFKNIRHLSSLSHNSYVISSEDEKIIHTSALGIIVVEHALSSVVARRLVSESSLNDGMFTVLIISPTNLLQLIWFLLRSLLPGGKQLDKTPSFIGRLKIANLHIKNSSEIEFTIDGEKEQAKEISLRVEPESLCLAQASKYCTEKDEANLKKSNKTDTLPTGEKREELTKRTLPIFPRATTEEFQELFKVLRENSKTTSIYVVMMILSTLIATFGLFADSSPVIIGAMILAPIISPIVSFAMGMVRYDTNMLKRGIITILIGTGVSLLFSSGVTLIIPIKLITSEIDARLSPTLLDMGIAVASGVAAAYAHAKEGIAKSLAGVAIAVALVPPLAVAGIGIGWWDWQVFSGAFLLYLTNLAGIIMFAGITFLVLGFAPFKRAKLGLVYTLILIGMVMVPLSLSFNRIKKEASITRELEGSTVNELVIRDVKVRFGDPLRVSLTLVGPENLSSDEIREIKKKLEDDIGEPINLEVISARGF from the coding sequence ATGCTGTATATTTTACATCATCCTGATGATAGGGAAACTGTGGAGAATGATATTTTTCCGTTATTAGAAAATACCGAAAAACAAACCATAGATTACCCGGAAACCGAATTTGAAGCAGGAAATGATGACATAATAGTCACTTATTTAAGCGATGAGTTTCTAAGGGAATTTTTGCCGAAAGCTGCCAAGAAAAACCAGAAAGTTGGGATTCTACCCCATCCCGAGAACACCTATACCACCAAGGGCCTGGGGATTGCAAATGACCCAAAAGAAGTTATAGAAGAAATTCTCGAAAATGAAGAAGCGCATACTTTAGATATGCTCTATTGTAACGATATTCCCATATTCCAGTCGGTTAATATTGGGAATGTTTTTATTTTCACTGAAGATCATCAGAACAATAATTTTGTAAGGGAAGTTTACACCTTTTTTAAAAACATCAGGCATTTATCTTCCCTTTCCCACAACTCGTATGTGATAAGCTCAGAAGATGAAAAAATAATTCATACTTCGGCCCTGGGAATAATTGTAGTAGAACATGCATTAAGCTCGGTTGTAGCTAGAAGACTGGTTTCTGAAAGTTCTTTGAACGATGGGATGTTTACAGTACTTATTATTTCTCCTACTAATTTATTGCAATTAATATGGTTTTTATTACGCAGTTTACTTCCTGGTGGCAAACAATTAGATAAGACGCCATCTTTTATTGGTAGATTAAAAATTGCCAACCTACACATCAAAAATTCTTCTGAAATAGAATTTACCATAGATGGAGAAAAAGAGCAGGCCAAAGAAATATCTCTCAGGGTAGAACCCGAATCACTTTGCCTGGCGCAGGCCAGTAAATATTGCACAGAAAAAGATGAAGCCAATTTAAAAAAGAGTAATAAAACCGATACCCTGCCTACCGGCGAAAAACGCGAAGAATTAACCAAACGTACATTACCTATTTTTCCCCGCGCCACAACCGAGGAATTTCAGGAATTATTTAAAGTATTGCGGGAAAATTCTAAAACTACCTCAATTTATGTGGTAATGATGATCCTCTCCACCCTCATCGCCACTTTCGGACTCTTCGCTGATTCATCACCGGTTATAATTGGAGCGATGATTTTGGCACCTATTATTTCTCCTATCGTCTCTTTTGCGATGGGAATGGTACGTTACGATACCAATATGCTCAAAAGGGGAATTATTACCATTTTAATTGGAACCGGAGTTTCGCTCTTATTCTCCTCTGGGGTTACCCTTATTATTCCAATAAAATTAATCACTTCTGAAATTGATGCTCGCCTCTCCCCTACACTCTTGGATATGGGAATTGCGGTAGCGTCTGGAGTGGCTGCGGCTTATGCACATGCAAAAGAAGGTATTGCAAAAAGCCTTGCGGGTGTAGCTATTGCGGTTGCGCTGGTACCACCATTGGCCGTTGCAGGGATTGGAATTGGCTGGTGGGACTGGCAGGTATTTTCAGGAGCCTTTTTACTGTATTTAACCAACCTTGCGGGAATTATAATGTTTGCGGGAATTACCTTTCTCGTCCTCGGTTTTGCGCCATTTAAACGTGCAAAACTCGGTTTGGTTTATACCTTAATTTTAATCGGGATGGTGATGGTGCCCCTTTCCCTTTCTTTTAATCGAATAAAAAAGGAGGCCAGTATTACCCGGGAATTAGAAGGCTCTACCGTAAACGAATTGGTAATTAGGGATGTGAAAGTTAGATTTGGAGATCCTTTACGCGTTTCGCTTACCCTGGTGGGGCCAGAAAACCTGAGTAGCGA